From Triticum urartu cultivar G1812 chromosome 2, Tu2.1, whole genome shotgun sequence, a single genomic window includes:
- the LOC125539149 gene encoding low-specificity L-threonine aldolase 1-like, producing the protein MVTKVVDLRSDTVTKPSEAMRAAMAAAEVDDDVLGADPTAQRFEAEMARIMGKEAALFVPSGTMGNLVSVLAHCDTRGSEVILGDNSHIHIYENGGISTLGGVHPRTVPNNPDGTMDIHKIVAAIRHPDGAMYYPTTRLICLENTHGNTGGKCLSVEYTDKVGEVGKSHGLKLHIDGARIFNASVALGVPVHRLVRAADSVSVCLSKGLGAPVGSVIVGSKAFIDKAKILRKTLGGGMRQVGILCAAAYLAVRDTVGKLADDHRKAKVLADGLTKIKQFTVDLASVETNMVFFDIADPRITPDKLCQVLEQRNVLAMPASSKSVRLVTHYQISDSDVQYTLTCIEKAVEEILSGNAKFERLTNGITTNSYGH; encoded by the exons ATGGTGACCAAGGTGGTGGACCTCCGCTCCGACACGGTCACCAAGCCATCCGAGGCCATGCGCGCCGCCATGGCCGCGGcggaggtggacgacgacgtccTGGGCGCGGACCCGACCGCGCAGCGCTTCGAGGCGGAGATGGCCAGGATCATGGGCAAGGAGGCCGCCCTGTTCGTCCCCTCGGGCACCATGGGCAACCTCGTCTCCGTCCTCGCGCACTGCGACACCAGGGGCAGCGAGGTCATCCTCGGGGACAACTCCCACATCCACATCTATGAGAACGGGGGCATCTCCACCCTCGGCGGCGTCCACCCCAGGACCGTGCCCAACAACCCCGACGGCACCATGGACATCCACAAGATCGTTGCTGCCATCAGGCATCCGGACGGGGCCATGTATTATCCCACCACCAGGCTCATCTGCTTGGAGAACACACACGGAAA CACTGGCGGAAAGTGTCTGTCTGTAGAGTACACCGACAAGGTTGGTGAGGTTGGTAAAAGCCATGGCTTGAAGCTTCATATCGACGGAGCTCGTATTTTTAACGCTTCCGTG GCACTCGGAGTTCCTGTTCATAGACTTGTGAGAGCTGCTGATTCAGTTTCG GTATGCCTATCAAAAGGTTTAGGCGCTCCTGTTGGATCAGTTATTGTTGGTTCGAAGGCCTTCATAGACAAG GCTAAGATTCTTAGGAAGACACTAGGTGGTGGAATGAGGCAGGTTGGAATTCTCTGTGCTGCTGCCTATCTTGCGGTTCGCGACACCGTAGGCAAGCTTGCCGATGACCATAGGAAGGCCAAAGTTTTAGCAG ATGGTCTGACGAAAATTAAACAGTTTACAGTTGATTTAGCTTCAGTGGAGACCAACATG GTATTCTTTGATATTGCGGATCCACGCATAACACCTGACAAACTCTGTCAAGTCCTGGAACAGCGCAATGTGCTTGCAATGCCAGCAAGCTCCAAGAG CGTCAGACTTGTCACTCACTACCAAATTTCAGACAGTGACGTGCAGTATACTTTGACATGCATCGAG AAAGCCGTGGAGGAAATACTGTCAGGCAACGCCAAATTCGAGCGCCTGACAAACGGCATTACCACGAACTCATATGGGCACTAG